Proteins encoded together in one Marispirochaeta sp. window:
- a CDS encoding acyl-CoA dehydratase activase has protein sequence MIKNIRLIGFDIGSVSISLLEISENGGVLRRETALHGGHVEQTINQLLGTIRDDQHVFIAAAGSVPAGFAPDLKVNSQVALIRGVRERDPDVRSILFVGGEKFGLLSFDGSGEYRRAKGNSGCAAGTGSFLDQQAERLGLSGSAELAAIADTNRGQVPPIATRCAVFAKTDLIHAQQEGWSLASICDGLCRGLARNIGDSLFSEPPEFPILITGGVGLNAAVRRHLQELLKVPVTAEPEWARYYTARGAALELLETLGGHSPSVLTSAGARERSAPHKRDSVSVYPPLNLSLSDYPDFRGLESYRFAPPGAVGTGDVEIEIYCIPREDIDVYFGIDVGSTSTKAVLTDPSGKVLAGFYTRTSGRPVQALQGILAAAEDVSRRTGRRFQVIGCGTTGSGRKLAGAVLGADTVLDEISAHARAAVEIDPEVDTIIEIGGQDAKFTTLKNGQVTSSIMNNVCAAGTGSFLEEQGQKLGTRIEEYAACTAGVSAPLSSDRCTVFMQRDLNHLLCDGWSREEVLAAALHAVRENYLQKVAVESRIGRKIFFQGATAKIKTLVAAFEQKLGKPIIVSPWCHLTGALGAALELADQKLVSDSFRGFGLWRQEIPVRSEVCDLCTNHCKLTVAEVAGTTVAYGFLCGRDYSTGHYVRSSGSSFRLLAAEKKAAGPDPEPAEPAAPCTVGLPSALYLREDLLFWKTFFAELGIPVISGESIEDGIAEGRRRAEAEFCAPLTELHGQVHRLAESADYVFLPVYMETTKEKKGLRKFCYYSQFAPALLADQFPEGKLIRPVVQANSFPFKIQGELYSALRGLPGKYSFLRISRALEKAAAARERRREALIRLFTKERNKAGDTDVQVVLLGRPYTVLSPCMNKGIPEIFANLGVSSFYQDMLPPDPEASAAIRPLLEQVRWHYASAILEAAEGAARIPGLYPVLISSFKCSPDSYLRTYFRQIMDARVKPYLILELDEHGSSVGYETRIEAALRSFRNHRSLEEDGENRVDYSALLPDLATSLRRRTLLLPNWDPLTMPLIAANLRREGVDARVLDESADSIRRGLRHNDGQCIPMNAVAEEAMDYVGRHRLNPEKTVLWMMKSDLACNISLYPHHIRHIFRTFGGGMEKLGVFVGDISFGEVSITAAVNTYFAFLFGGLLRRIGCRLRPYEINPGETDKVIGQGLENLEKAFLGQRKKEDAVRELIEAVESIPLCHEERPKVAIFGDIYVRDNDMFNNNLIRFIEAHGGEVITTPYSQYTKMISDAYFKRWFAESRFSTLLTFKTLLAAVELLERSCQRLFDRVLPLSGERYDEPAEEILERFGLKIEHAGESMDNILKVWYIKHHYPEVALFVQTSPGFCCAGLITEAMARRIEEVTGVPVVSLTYDGTGADPNEILVPYLRFPLSAGKSGVVKPDLELQTG, from the coding sequence GTGATAAAGAATATTCGGCTCATAGGCTTTGATATCGGTTCGGTCTCAATTTCTCTGCTGGAGATAAGCGAGAACGGAGGGGTTCTGAGAAGGGAAACTGCTCTCCACGGAGGACATGTAGAACAAACGATAAACCAGTTGCTTGGTACCATCAGAGATGATCAGCACGTGTTTATCGCGGCTGCCGGATCGGTCCCGGCAGGGTTTGCCCCTGATCTGAAGGTCAACTCTCAGGTAGCTCTGATTCGTGGTGTCCGGGAGAGGGACCCGGATGTGCGGAGCATCCTCTTTGTGGGAGGCGAAAAGTTTGGTCTGCTCAGTTTTGATGGATCCGGGGAGTACCGCCGGGCAAAGGGGAATTCCGGATGTGCCGCCGGTACCGGAAGCTTCCTGGACCAGCAGGCTGAGCGGCTGGGCTTATCCGGCAGCGCCGAGCTGGCGGCCATTGCCGATACAAACCGGGGACAGGTTCCTCCCATCGCTACCCGCTGCGCGGTCTTTGCCAAGACCGACCTTATTCACGCCCAGCAGGAGGGCTGGAGCCTGGCTTCCATCTGCGACGGTCTTTGCCGTGGCCTGGCGCGTAATATCGGGGACTCCCTCTTTTCTGAACCGCCGGAGTTTCCAATTCTCATAACCGGAGGTGTGGGCCTGAACGCCGCGGTACGCCGTCATCTGCAGGAGCTCCTGAAGGTTCCGGTTACCGCGGAGCCGGAATGGGCCCGGTATTACACTGCCCGCGGGGCAGCCCTGGAACTGCTGGAGACTCTTGGCGGGCATAGCCCTTCTGTTCTTACATCCGCAGGAGCCCGGGAACGCTCTGCCCCGCATAAGCGGGACTCTGTCTCCGTGTATCCGCCGTTAAACTTAAGTCTCAGCGATTATCCCGATTTTCGCGGCCTTGAATCCTACCGCTTCGCCCCTCCCGGGGCGGTGGGTACCGGTGATGTCGAGATTGAAATTTACTGCATACCCCGGGAGGACATCGATGTCTACTTTGGCATTGATGTGGGATCGACGAGTACGAAGGCTGTTTTGACAGATCCTTCCGGCAAAGTGCTTGCCGGGTTTTATACCCGGACCTCCGGGCGGCCGGTCCAGGCACTGCAGGGAATCCTGGCAGCCGCGGAAGATGTGAGCCGGCGCACAGGCAGAAGGTTCCAGGTAATCGGCTGCGGTACAACCGGTTCCGGCCGCAAACTTGCAGGGGCCGTCCTGGGGGCGGATACCGTGCTGGACGAGATAAGCGCCCATGCCCGTGCCGCTGTGGAGATCGATCCCGAGGTGGACACTATTATCGAAATCGGCGGGCAGGACGCCAAGTTTACCACCCTGAAAAACGGACAGGTAACCAGTTCGATCATGAATAACGTATGCGCCGCCGGGACCGGCAGCTTCCTGGAAGAGCAGGGGCAGAAACTGGGAACCAGGATTGAAGAATACGCTGCCTGTACCGCGGGTGTCTCCGCGCCCCTTTCTTCGGACCGCTGTACGGTGTTTATGCAGCGGGACCTGAACCATCTGCTCTGCGACGGATGGAGCAGGGAAGAGGTCCTTGCCGCAGCCCTCCACGCGGTGCGGGAGAATTACCTGCAGAAGGTGGCCGTAGAGAGCCGCATCGGCAGGAAGATCTTTTTCCAGGGTGCCACCGCCAAGATAAAAACCCTGGTGGCAGCCTTTGAACAGAAACTGGGCAAGCCCATTATAGTCTCTCCCTGGTGCCACCTGACAGGGGCCCTGGGAGCAGCGCTGGAACTGGCGGACCAGAAGCTGGTTTCCGACTCCTTCCGCGGATTTGGGCTGTGGCGTCAGGAGATTCCGGTGCGCAGCGAGGTCTGCGATCTGTGTACCAATCACTGCAAACTTACTGTAGCCGAAGTTGCAGGAACTACCGTAGCTTACGGCTTCCTCTGCGGCAGGGATTACTCCACCGGTCACTATGTCCGCAGTTCCGGCAGCTCCTTCCGGCTGCTCGCCGCAGAGAAAAAGGCGGCGGGGCCTGATCCTGAACCGGCCGAACCTGCCGCGCCCTGTACTGTTGGATTGCCATCGGCTCTGTATCTGCGGGAGGACCTGCTTTTCTGGAAGACTTTTTTCGCAGAGCTCGGTATCCCTGTTATTTCCGGAGAAAGCATTGAAGACGGCATTGCAGAGGGCCGACGCCGCGCGGAGGCGGAGTTTTGTGCGCCCCTGACGGAGCTCCATGGGCAGGTTCACCGGCTCGCTGAATCTGCGGATTATGTTTTTCTCCCGGTCTACATGGAAACGACAAAAGAGAAAAAGGGCCTGCGGAAATTCTGCTACTACAGCCAGTTCGCGCCAGCCCTGCTGGCGGACCAGTTTCCGGAAGGAAAACTGATTCGTCCTGTTGTTCAGGCAAACTCTTTCCCTTTTAAAATCCAGGGCGAACTCTACAGCGCTCTGCGGGGGCTTCCGGGCAAGTATTCTTTCCTGAGGATTTCCAGGGCCCTTGAAAAGGCCGCAGCCGCCAGGGAGCGGCGCAGGGAGGCCCTGATCCGTCTTTTTACCAAAGAGCGGAATAAAGCAGGGGACACGGATGTGCAGGTTGTCCTTCTCGGACGACCTTATACGGTCCTCTCTCCCTGTATGAACAAGGGAATCCCCGAGATCTTTGCCAACCTGGGAGTAAGCTCCTTTTATCAGGATATGCTCCCCCCGGACCCGGAAGCCTCAGCTGCAATACGGCCGCTTCTTGAACAGGTCCGCTGGCACTATGCCTCGGCGATCCTGGAAGCCGCAGAAGGCGCAGCCCGGATCCCGGGGCTCTATCCCGTGCTTATAAGCTCCTTTAAATGTTCCCCCGACTCCTACCTTCGGACCTATTTCCGGCAGATCATGGACGCCCGGGTCAAGCCCTATCTAATTCTTGAGCTGGATGAGCATGGTTCCAGCGTCGGCTATGAGACCAGAATAGAGGCGGCTCTGCGGTCTTTCCGCAATCATAGAAGTCTGGAAGAGGACGGGGAAAATCGGGTTGACTATTCGGCCCTGCTTCCCGATCTGGCAACCAGCCTGCGGCGGCGGACCCTTCTGCTGCCCAACTGGGACCCCCTGACGATGCCCCTGATTGCCGCGAATCTGCGGCGGGAAGGAGTCGATGCCCGTGTTCTGGATGAGTCGGCCGATTCAATCCGCCGGGGCCTGCGTCACAACGACGGTCAGTGTATTCCCATGAATGCCGTGGCGGAAGAGGCCATGGACTACGTGGGCAGGCACAGACTTAATCCCGAAAAGACCGTCCTCTGGATGATGAAGTCCGACCTCGCCTGCAATATTTCCCTCTATCCCCACCACATCCGTCATATATTCAGGACCTTTGGCGGCGGCATGGAAAAGCTCGGTGTATTTGTCGGGGATATCAGCTTCGGTGAGGTTTCCATTACCGCCGCGGTGAATACCTATTTTGCCTTTCTTTTCGGGGGACTTCTGCGCCGCATCGGCTGCCGTCTGCGGCCCTATGAAATCAACCCGGGAGAAACCGACAAGGTGATTGGTCAGGGTCTTGAAAACCTGGAGAAGGCTTTTCTGGGGCAGCGGAAAAAAGAGGATGCAGTTCGCGAACTCATTGAAGCGGTGGAGTCCATTCCCCTGTGTCATGAGGAACGTCCCAAGGTCGCGATCTTCGGCGACATATACGTACGGGACAACGATATGTTTAACAATAACCTTATCCGCTTCATCGAGGCCCACGGAGGAGAGGTAATCACCACCCCTTACAGTCAGTATACCAAGATGATATCCGACGCCTATTTCAAACGCTGGTTTGCCGAGTCCCGCTTCTCGACTTTGCTGACCTTCAAAACGCTGCTGGCTGCTGTTGAGCTGCTTGAACGCAGCTGCCAGAGACTCTTTGACAGGGTCTTGCCCCTGTCTGGCGAGCGTTATGACGAGCCGGCGGAGGAAATTCTCGAACGTTTTGGTTTGAAGATAGAACACGCCGGTGAATCCATGGACAACATCCTCAAGGTCTGGTATATCAAGCACCATTATCCGGAGGTTGCCCTTTTTGTGCAGACCAGTCCCGGGTTCTGCTGCGCTGGTCTGATAACCGAAGCCATGGCCCGGCGGATCGAGGAAGTAACGGGGGTTCCCGTGGTCAGTCTGACCTACGACGGGACGGGGGCGGATCCCAACGAAATCCTGGTTCCCTATCTGCGGTTTCCACTTTCTGCCGGGAAATCTGGTGTGGTAAAGCCGGACCTGGAACTGCAGACCGGCTGA
- a CDS encoding single-stranded DNA-binding protein: MNQLNTIQLEGNLVKDPQRKETPKGTPVCTFSVASNRYYRQDEENKQEVSFFDVETWSDTAETCAKVLKKGRGVRILGRLKQDRWEDADGKNQYRIKIVADRVEFQTQFNKNGKGKDGESDIAAEGDGQPATAEVF, from the coding sequence ATGAACCAACTAAACACAATCCAGCTGGAAGGAAACCTGGTAAAGGACCCCCAGCGTAAAGAGACCCCAAAGGGTACCCCGGTGTGTACCTTCTCGGTGGCTTCAAACCGTTACTACCGTCAGGACGAGGAGAACAAACAGGAGGTCTCCTTTTTTGATGTGGAAACCTGGTCAGATACCGCGGAAACCTGCGCCAAGGTCCTGAAAAAGGGACGGGGAGTACGCATTCTTGGCCGGCTTAAGCAGGATCGTTGGGAGGATGCGGATGGGAAAAACCAGTACCGGATCAAGATTGTGGCTGACCGGGTGGAGTTTCAGACGCAATTCAATAAAAACGGAAAAGGCAAGGATGGTGAGTCAGATATCGCCGCCGAGGGGGATGGGCAGCCTGCTACGGCAGAAGTCTTTTAA
- a CDS encoding outer membrane beta-barrel protein, translated as MIKKIVIVLVLVPLLVLPALAQTTFGLKGALSDYSFTGDGWDDVQDFYEFYYGVEVDNEFSFGFSVGGFLEHKFSNSLAIQPELLFTLATMQYGDGDDWIRESWKMLEVPVYLKGLFPMNHWGLCM; from the coding sequence GTGATAAAAAAGATTGTTATTGTATTGGTATTGGTACCTTTGCTCGTCCTGCCTGCTCTTGCTCAGACGACGTTCGGACTAAAGGGTGCTCTGAGCGATTATTCTTTTACCGGGGACGGATGGGACGATGTGCAAGATTTTTACGAGTTTTACTATGGTGTTGAGGTTGATAATGAATTTTCCTTTGGTTTCAGTGTTGGAGGATTCCTTGAACACAAGTTCTCAAACTCATTAGCCATTCAGCCTGAACTATTATTTACCCTTGCTACCATGCAATATGGCGATGGAGATGACTGGATTCGAGAATCTTGGAAAATGTTGGAAGTCCCTGTTTATCTAAAAGGTCTTTTTCCAATGAACCATTGGGGACTCTGTATGTAA
- a CDS encoding nucleotidyltransferase domain-containing protein — MRLKNEIIQQLADEFAMKGVSIIILYGSAATDKAETLKSDVDLAVAGEELLTPEELSGLYLSASEIVQREVDIVDLRRAMGFFLKEILTKGEIILNEDPGLLGSKAEEMMDYQTDLAPGVEAMLRQRLARSLHAE; from the coding sequence ATGAGACTCAAGAATGAGATTATTCAGCAGCTCGCAGATGAATTTGCTATGAAGGGGGTATCTATTATTATTCTGTATGGTTCCGCTGCTACGGATAAGGCCGAGACTTTAAAAAGCGATGTTGATTTGGCGGTTGCCGGAGAAGAGCTCCTCACACCGGAAGAACTCTCAGGCTTGTATCTCTCAGCTTCAGAGATTGTTCAGCGGGAAGTCGATATAGTTGATCTGCGAAGGGCAATGGGCTTCTTTCTTAAGGAGATTCTTACAAAAGGAGAGATTATTCTGAATGAAGATCCAGGTCTTCTCGGTTCAAAGGCGGAAGAAATGATGGATTATCAGACCGATCTGGCTCCAGGGGTAGAGGCGATGCTGCGGCAACGCCTTGCAAGGAGTCTACATGCAGAATGA
- a CDS encoding DUF86 domain-containing protein, which yields MQNDILIRKLDSLRRCLKRLEEKNPEDWKEIEDDYDLQDIISINLERAVQISVDIGLQLLSRGDHKPPNTMAEVFSLLAREGIINDGLASNLRSAVGFRNISVHEYESIDWKIVSSILDNNLVDFYLFIETVLRDVS from the coding sequence ATGCAGAATGACATTTTAATTCGAAAGCTTGACTCCCTGCGCCGCTGTCTGAAACGTCTGGAAGAGAAAAATCCTGAGGATTGGAAGGAAATTGAAGATGATTATGATCTGCAGGATATTATCAGTATAAACCTGGAACGGGCTGTGCAGATTTCCGTCGACATCGGACTGCAGTTATTATCCCGGGGTGACCATAAACCTCCGAATACCATGGCTGAGGTGTTCTCTCTTCTGGCGCGGGAAGGCATAATTAATGACGGGCTGGCGAGTAATCTGCGTAGCGCCGTCGGTTTTCGTAATATCTCCGTCCACGAATATGAATCCATCGACTGGAAGATTGTTTCGTCAATTCTGGACAATAATCTTGTCGATTTTTACCTCTTTATTGAAACTGTTCTCAGGGACGTCTCGTGA